A window from Oreochromis niloticus isolate F11D_XX unplaced genomic scaffold, O_niloticus_UMD_NMBU tig00002615_pilon, whole genome shotgun sequence encodes these proteins:
- the LOC109198003 gene encoding leukocyte elastase inhibitor-like: MGSAISLSEANSAFSLALFKQLSNNNKTGNIFFSPFSISSALAMVMLGARGNTATQMSECLQTGDCWGDVHSSFAKLLTELNRTDARFTFTVANRLYREKSCPFTQEFLIQSKKHYSTELESVDFKSRSEEVRIDVNNWVQQHTPGNITEVVDEDDLNELTRLVLFTATHFRGSWIKDFSWSETYDAQFWLKKNDSRL, encoded by the exons ATGGGCTCTGCAATCTCTCTGTCAGAGGCCAACAGTGCCTTCTCTCTGGCTTTGTTCAAACAGCtgagcaacaacaacaagacggGAAACATCTTTTTCTCCCCGTTCAGCATCTCTTCAGCCCTGGCTATGGTGATGCTGGGGGCCAGAGGCAACACAGCCACACAGATGTCAGAG TGCTTGCAAACTGGGGATTGTTGGGGTGATGTTCACAGCAGCTTTGCCAAACTTCTCACTGAACTCAACAGGACAGATGCTCGATTTACCTTCACTGTTGCTAACAGACTGTACAGAGAGAAGTCCTGCCCCTTTACTCag GAATTCTTAATACAAAGCAAGAAACATTACAGCACAGAGCTGGAGTCTGTGGACTTCAAGAGCAGGTCTGAAGAGGTCAGGATTGATGTCAACAACTGGGTGCAGCAACACACACCAG GTAACATCACAGAGGTGGTGGATGAAGATGATTTGAATGAACTGACCAGGCTGGTGTTGTTCACTGCCACCCACTTCAGAGGCAGCTGGATTAAAGATTTCTCGTGGTCTGAAACTTATGATGCTCAATTTTGGCTCAAGAAG aaTGACTCAAGGCTGTGA